One region of Triticum aestivum cultivar Chinese Spring chromosome 6B, IWGSC CS RefSeq v2.1, whole genome shotgun sequence genomic DNA includes:
- the LOC123139567 gene encoding uncharacterized protein codes for MAKPFAVKGINVEPEDNREDRLSSLPDDVLLNIVERLNINGATRTSMLSGRWRRIPAMISKLHVAVGSSDPERDRSKLSYANDVVRANATIVEAIRSILLLENRSTGLYTVRLMCLQFFLGHEDIGVVQDVADTMAMEDIGLAELTLLTRKDGRRCTDQDLVAYGRQMGSFVDACPHTLFSGLTRLKLENLRLPESESESDFPKILGICERLQSLRLYNCDAGIKSSLQVEHQQLSELEIIKSGFERVDLKWLPELRTLNFSSWKSHHDDPMAFRHVPLLHTVTMSNTAASYHKMLRLSEFLGTATISNLHLNFESEKIWVKPEGPIELSQVFDKLKFVKLADISEECDLTWTLFLLRGAPSLEELCVSMWNRCDLVRGDKDRKKLQLSKEKKDAGTEWESSSSSDFKHHNLDVLRIFGFQLQDKFVNYVNGVMESAVDLKGVYLYKRPGCGACVCRMRKDGYLWTEKQKVSLLNSFNMDACPLLTIYFPSSRS; via the exons ATGGCCAAACCGTTTGCCGTCAAGGGTATCAATGTGGAGCCGGAAGACAATCGCGAGGATCGGCTGAGCAGTCTGCCCGACGACGTGCTTCTCAACATCGTGGAGCGGCTCAACATCAACGGTGCCACAAGAACTAGCATGCTCTCCGGCCGATGGAGGCGGATCCCCGCGATGATCTCCAAGCTCCATGTGGCGGTCGGCTCGTCTGACCCCGAGCGTGACAGGTCGAAGCTGAGCTACGCCAATGATGTGGTTCGGGCCAACGCCACCATAGTTGAAGCAATCAGGAGCATACTATTGCTGGAGAATAGGAGTACAGGTTTATATACGGTCCGCCTCATGTGCCTGCAGTTCTTCCTAGGACATGAAGACATTGGTGTTGTCCAGGACGTCGCCGACACCATGGCGATGGAAGACATTGGGTTGGCTGAGCTGACTCTCTTGACAAGGAAGGACGGCCGGCGATGCACCGACCAGGATTTGGTCGCCTACGGCAGGCAGATGGg GTCGTTCGTCGACGCGTGCCCACACACATTATTCAGCGGCCTCACACGACTCAAGCTAGAGAATTTGAGGCTACCCGAATCCGAATCCGAATCCGATTTTCCAAAGATTTTAGGTATATGCGAGCGGCTGCAGTCCCTCCGCTTGTACAACTGCGACGCCGGGATCAAGTCGTCGCTCCAAGTGGAGCACCAGCAGCTCAGTGAGCTTGAGATCATCAAGAGTGGTTTCGAGAGGGTTGATCTGAAGTGGCTCCCGGAGCTCAGGACCCTGAATTTTTCCTCTTGGAAGTCTCATCATGATGATCCCATGGCATTCCGTCACGTCCCGCTGCTCCACACCGTAACTATGAGTAATACGGCCGCTTCATATCACAAGATGCTAAGGTTGAGCGAATTTCTCGGCACGGCCACCATAAGCAACCTGCATTTAAACTTTGAAAGCGAAAAG ATTTGGGTCAAACCTGAAGGTCCAATAGAATTATCACAAGTGTTCGACAAACTAAAGTTTGTGAAATTGGCCGACATTTCAGAAGAATGCGATCTGACCTGGACATTGTTCCTCTTGCGAGGCGCACCTAGCCTCGAGGAGCTATGTGTAAGCATGTGGAATAGATGTGACTTGGTAAGGGGTGACAAGGATAGGAAGAAGCTTCAGCTTAGCAAGGAGAAGAAGGACGCGGGCACGGAGTGGGAATCATCTTCCTCATCGGATTTCAAGCACCACAATCTAGACGTGCTCAGGATCTTTGGGTTTCAGTTGCAAGACAAGTTTGTGAATTATGTCAATGGTGTCATGGAATCGGCGGTTGATCTCAAGGGAGTGTACCTGTATAAGAGGCCGGGTTGTGGGGCTTGTGTGTGCAGAATGCGGAAGGATGGATATCTGTGGACCGAGAAGCAGAAGGTCTCGCTTTTGAATAGTTTCAACATGGATGCATGCCCGCTCTTAACGATTTACTTCCCGAGCTCAAGATCCTGA